The proteins below come from a single Alnus glutinosa chromosome 9, dhAlnGlut1.1, whole genome shotgun sequence genomic window:
- the LOC133877708 gene encoding dof zinc finger protein DOF3.6-like produces the protein MVFSSVPVFLDAHNWQQQPNHQQGSDDNQNPLLPPPHHAGGGAGSIRPGSMADRARLAKIPQPETALKCPRCDSTNTKFCYFNNYNLGQPRHFCKTCRRYWTRGGALRNVPVGGGCRKNKKSKSSRNKSPAASTERQMGPNSSSAIPSACTSEINIGLLPQQPPQLPFIASLQNFSRYGVGNIGLNFSDIDARNLPTSDVRNSRYDLFMKTGLVENHPASDIPAQTDLAGYQIGSGSGGGVDPWRFQQFPFMGGFDSSPALYSIQSEGVEVPSPLVGDTHELRTMTSNSRVSQLPPGMKMEDQRPGQNLSGLNWGGHAWTDLSGLHSSSSTHLL, from the exons ATGGTTTTCTCATCTGTTCCAGTCTTTTTAGATGCTCACAATTGGCAGCAG caaCCAAATCATCAACAAGGAAGTGATGACAATCAAAACCCACTGCTCCCACCACCCCATCATGCTGGCGGTGGTGCCGGCTCAATCCGGCCTGGTTCAATGGCTGATCGAGCCAGGTTAGCCAAAATACCCCAGCCAGAGACAGCTCTGAAGTGTCCCCGGTGTGATTCCACCAATACAAAGTTTTGCTACTTCAATAATTACAACCTTGGTCAGCCCCGTCACTTCTGCAAGACATGTCGGCGTTACTGGACTAGAGGGGGTGCCCTTAGGAATGTTCCGGTGGGAGGCGGTTGCCGTAAAAACAAGAAGAGCAAAAGCAGCAGGAATAAATCTCCGGCTGCGTCAACTGAGAGACAAATGGGTCCCAACTCTAGCAGTGCAATTCCCTCTGCCTGTACCTCAGAGATAAATATTGGTCTTTTGCCTCAGCAACCTCCTCAATTACCCTTCATAGCCTCTTTACAGAATTTTAGCAGGTATGGTGTTGGAAATATTGGCTTAAACTTCAGTGACATTGATGCCAGAAACTTGCCTACATCCGATGTTAGAAACTCAAGGTATGACCTTTTTATGAAGACTGGTCTGGTTGAAAACCACCCTGCATCGGACATCCCGGCACAGACTGATCTGGCCGGGTATCAGATTGGAAGTGGTTCAGGTGGAGGAGTGGATCCGTGGCGTTTTCAGCAATTCCCTTTCATGGGTGGATTTGACTCATCCCCAGCTTTATACTCAATTCAAAGTGAAGGAGTCGAAGTACCATCTCCTTTAGTTGGAGATACTCATGAGCTTAGGACTATGACTTCAAATTCTAGGGTTTCTCAGCTGCCTCCAGGGATGAAAATGGAAGATCAAAGACCAGGGCAAAATTTGTCAGGTCTCAACTGGGGAGGACATGCATGGACAGATTTATCAGGTCTCCACTCTTCTTCATCCACCCATCTGTTGTAA